In a single window of the Acetivibrio clariflavus DSM 19732 genome:
- a CDS encoding metallophosphoesterase translates to MILLYIAFVLIFIALAYMRFEASTVKVKKVFFTENINHLKVVQLSDVHISLLRVDIKKIKKVLKKENPDLVVLTGDYIDSTRHIPAFLNFLEEIKGNYEIFLCYGNHDYKTFRKDEAGLKKFTKDLERMGVKVLLNDSAVYKKGDRSYNFIGIEDFRSKRHDVKKALAKCKSNVTANIAFSHNPDIALEIPEDAVDFLLCGHFHGGQIWMPFDIEFRLLRHERVCKIGIKKGLNKLNNLIIYINGGIGNVLFPLRFLSPPEITVLYFP, encoded by the coding sequence ATGATTTTATTATATATTGCTTTTGTATTAATTTTTATTGCTCTTGCTTATATGCGTTTTGAAGCTTCAACTGTTAAAGTAAAAAAAGTGTTTTTTACTGAAAATATCAATCACCTGAAAGTTGTTCAGCTATCCGATGTTCATATTAGTTTGCTTAGGGTTGATATAAAGAAAATCAAAAAAGTTCTAAAAAAAGAAAATCCCGATTTAGTTGTTTTAACAGGAGATTATATAGACAGTACCAGGCATATACCTGCCTTTTTAAACTTCCTTGAGGAGATAAAAGGTAACTATGAAATATTCCTGTGCTATGGAAATCATGATTATAAAACATTTCGCAAAGACGAAGCAGGATTAAAAAAATTTACGAAAGATCTTGAAAGGATGGGAGTAAAAGTTCTTCTTAACGATTCTGCAGTATATAAAAAAGGCGACCGCTCTTACAATTTTATAGGCATAGAGGACTTTAGGTCAAAACGCCATGATGTAAAAAAAGCTTTAGCAAAATGTAAAAGCAATGTAACTGCAAATATTGCCTTTTCTCATAATCCCGACATAGCTCTTGAGATTCCGGAAGATGCAGTAGACTTTTTATTATGCGGCCACTTTCACGGAGGGCAAATCTGGATGCCTTTCGATATTGAGTTTAGACTTTTAAGGCATGAAAGAGTGTGTAAAATAGGAATAAAAAAAGGGCTGAACAAATTGAACAACCTGATAATATACATAAACGGCGGCATCGGTAATGTATTATTCCCTTTAAGGTTTTTATCACCTCCTGAAATAACAGTTTTATATTTTCCATAA